Proteins encoded within one genomic window of Endomicrobiales bacterium:
- a CDS encoding efflux RND transporter periplasmic adaptor subunit: MKKFVLTVSLLLSVVIIFTSCAKTGEYKLRPAKTSEIGMQAICPVTSNVFNVSKETKAVDYKGKTYFLCCPDCSADFQKKLGIVMSNDSKKMSGMKGMDAAKDTQPAPSNEKVIMYWTCPMHPQIKEKNSGQCPICGMDLVPVYKKEGNRIGVDIEKGKLLGLKSEAARVMEVSKKLRLPASVAFDNDLFIAQQEYILSYKNFNAQSKGQSDILDAAKFHLTLLGYTDNDIKELEKQTQPDKTLLYPGDKVWMFADIYSGDLQIIKPGKNVIAVTDTYPSVKFYGKVIFVEPAINSETHSAKARIVVDDKKNLLKLGMYANIDVEISGGQLLAVPKTALINTGMRNIVYIDYGNGEYEPIDVKTGFVGDEYIEIKSGLKAGNLVVTNGNFMLDSESQLRSSSGQDSGMQGMDMGNKK, from the coding sequence AATAGGTATGCAGGCAATATGTCCTGTAACGAGCAATGTATTTAATGTAAGCAAAGAAACGAAGGCGGTGGATTATAAAGGAAAAACATATTTTCTATGTTGCCCAGATTGTTCAGCTGATTTTCAAAAGAAGCTTGGGATAGTTATGAGTAATGACAGCAAAAAAATGAGTGGTATGAAGGGAATGGATGCAGCTAAAGATACGCAACCCGCTCCATCAAATGAAAAAGTAATAATGTATTGGACATGCCCAATGCACCCACAAATAAAAGAGAAGAATTCTGGTCAGTGCCCAATCTGTGGCATGGACCTTGTTCCAGTTTATAAAAAAGAAGGTAACAGAATTGGTGTTGATATAGAGAAAGGAAAACTTCTTGGTCTAAAGAGCGAGGCTGCACGCGTAATGGAAGTAAGCAAAAAGTTACGCTTACCTGCGTCAGTGGCTTTTGATAATGATCTTTTTATTGCGCAGCAGGAATATATTTTGAGCTACAAAAATTTTAATGCTCAATCAAAAGGTCAAAGCGACATATTAGATGCTGCAAAATTTCATCTTACACTTCTTGGATATACAGATAACGATATAAAAGAACTTGAAAAACAAACTCAGCCCGATAAAACACTTCTTTACCCGGGCGATAAGGTGTGGATGTTTGCAGACATTTATTCGGGCGATTTACAAATCATTAAACCTGGTAAAAATGTTATTGCTGTAACAGATACATACCCATCTGTAAAATTTTACGGCAAAGTAATATTTGTTGAACCTGCCATAAACTCCGAAACGCACTCTGCGAAGGCAAGAATAGTTGTTGATGATAAAAAAAATCTTCTTAAACTTGGAATGTATGCAAACATTGATGTAGAAATATCAGGTGGTCAGTTGCTTGCTGTTCCAAAAACAGCGCTAATAAATACTGGCATGAGAAATATTGTGTACATAGATTATGGTAATGGTGAATATGAACCAATTGATGTAAAAACTGGGTTTGTTGGTGACGAATATATAGAAATAAAAAGTGGGCTTAAAGCCGGTAACCTTGTTGTTACAAATGGCAATTTTATGTTAGATTCCGAAAGCCAACTGCGTAGTTCTTCCGGACAAGATAGCGGAATGCAGGGAATGGATATGGGGAACAAAAAGTAG
- a CDS encoding PDDEXK nuclease domain-containing protein, translating to MKIKKSETVELEKSVKPVEILPRGTEYEKFLQEIKSRVITSRTHAARLINKDLISMYWFVGKQIHDKQKLYGWGNSVVEMLSRDLQREFPGMNGFSERNVWNMRRFYIEYKHTSILQQLVAEIPWGQNLLILEKISDVKERKYYIKSCREFGWSRNVLLNQIKAGAYQLSLREKSHNYVKVLPAHLAEQAEESLKSVYNLDFLGITKPILERELERRLVEKIKQFILELGTGFSFMGNQYGLKLDGEEYFIDLLFFNRKLKCLVAVELKTGKFQPEYAGKMDFYLHLLNEQTRLNGENPSIGIILCAQKKNITVEYSLRSAKNPVGVAEYQLTNKLPAELRKVLPSEKELQDNMIEEIK from the coding sequence GTGAAAATTAAAAAATCCGAAACAGTAGAACTCGAAAAATCAGTAAAACCTGTCGAAATACTTCCGCGAGGCACAGAGTATGAAAAATTTCTGCAGGAAATAAAGTCACGGGTCATTACATCTCGTACCCATGCTGCCCGTTTAATAAACAAAGACCTTATTTCAATGTACTGGTTTGTAGGAAAACAAATTCATGACAAGCAGAAGCTTTATGGTTGGGGCAACAGCGTTGTTGAAATGCTTTCGCGTGATTTACAGAGAGAATTTCCAGGGATGAATGGTTTTTCTGAACGGAATGTCTGGAATATGCGCAGATTTTATATAGAGTACAAGCACACCTCAATTCTGCAACAGCTTGTTGCAGAAATTCCCTGGGGACAAAATTTATTAATTTTGGAGAAAATATCTGATGTCAAAGAAAGAAAGTATTATATAAAATCATGCAGAGAATTTGGCTGGTCAAGAAATGTGCTTCTTAACCAGATAAAAGCCGGCGCATATCAATTAAGCTTAAGAGAGAAAAGCCATAACTATGTAAAAGTATTGCCTGCTCATCTTGCCGAACAAGCAGAAGAATCTCTGAAAAGTGTTTACAACCTTGATTTTCTGGGCATTACAAAACCCATTCTTGAAAGGGAACTGGAAAGAAGGCTTGTTGAAAAGATAAAGCAATTCATTCTTGAGCTCGGCACAGGTTTTTCGTTTATGGGTAATCAGTACGGCCTTAAACTTGACGGTGAGGAATATTTTATTGATTTGCTGTTTTTCAATCGCAAGCTCAAGTGTCTGGTTGCAGTTGAACTGAAAACTGGAAAATTCCAGCCTGAATATGCCGGAAAAATGGATTTTTATTTGCATCTGCTTAATGAACAGACACGACTCAATGGCGAAAACCCATCAATAGGCATCATCCTGTGCGCTCAAAAAAAGAATATAACGGTAGAATATTCGCTCAGAAGCGCAAAAAATCCTGTAGGAGTAGCCGAGTATCAATTGACTAATAAACTACCAGCTGAACTCAGAAAAGTATTGCCTTCTGAGAAAGAATTACAGGACAACATGATAGAAGAAATAAAATAA
- a CDS encoding efflux RND transporter permease subunit, with protein sequence MIEKIIDWSAKNKVFVFLGVIAMIAWSVWAIKNIPLDAIPDLTDTQVIVYTKWDRPPQVIEDQVTYPVISALLGAPKVKDVRAFSDYGFSYIYVIFEDGTDVYWARSRVMEYLSKVNQQLPQDAKVELGPDATGVGWIYEYALKDESGTHSLDELRTFQDWHLKYELQSVKGVAEVASIGGYVKQYQIVVDPLALQQYNIPLSAVVNAVRSSNQETGARVIEFSGTEYMLTVKGYITKKEDIEQAVLKISNGVPIKISNVAKVELGPDIRRGVSEMNGDGEVVGGIVVMRYSENALNTINSVKEKLSHIQLPSGVKVVSVRPFRINKQGS encoded by the coding sequence ATGATTGAAAAAATTATTGATTGGTCGGCAAAAAATAAAGTATTTGTATTTCTCGGCGTAATAGCAATGATCGCCTGGTCAGTATGGGCTATCAAAAACATTCCGTTAGACGCAATACCTGACCTTACCGACACGCAAGTCATCGTTTATACAAAGTGGGACCGCCCTCCTCAGGTTATAGAAGACCAGGTTACTTATCCGGTAATTTCAGCACTTCTCGGTGCCCCTAAAGTAAAAGATGTTCGCGCTTTCTCAGATTACGGCTTCTCATACATTTATGTAATATTTGAAGATGGCACAGATGTTTACTGGGCTCGTTCGCGTGTTATGGAATACCTTTCAAAGGTTAATCAGCAGTTGCCACAAGACGCAAAAGTTGAGCTTGGGCCAGATGCCACGGGAGTTGGCTGGATATACGAATATGCCCTTAAAGATGAGTCCGGAACACATTCACTTGATGAGTTGCGAACATTTCAGGACTGGCATTTAAAATACGAACTTCAGTCGGTAAAAGGTGTTGCCGAAGTTGCCTCTATCGGCGGTTATGTGAAACAGTACCAAATTGTTGTAGACCCGCTCGCACTCCAGCAGTACAACATACCGCTTTCCGCTGTGGTCAATGCAGTTAGGAGTTCAAACCAGGAAACGGGCGCCAGAGTAATTGAGTTTTCCGGCACGGAATATATGCTCACGGTTAAGGGTTATATAACTAAAAAGGAAGATATAGAGCAGGCCGTGCTTAAAATAAGCAATGGCGTGCCAATAAAAATTAGTAATGTTGCCAAAGTTGAGTTAGGCCCCGACATAAGAAGAGGCGTATCCGAAATGAACGGCGATGGCGAGGTTGTCGGCGGCATTGTTGTAATGCGATACAGCGAGAACGCGTTAAACACAATAAATAGCGTTAAGGAAAAACTCTCACATATACAATTGCCCAGCGGTGTAAAAGTTGTTTCCGTACGACCGTTCCGAATTAATAAACAGGGCAGTTAA
- a CDS encoding efflux RND transporter permease subunit codes for MFPYDRSELINRAVNTLRKKLIEEMLVVSLIILIFLLHFPSAVIPIVTLPIAVLFAFIPMYYMKLTSNVMSLGGIAIAIGAMVDASIVVVENAHKALAKWQDEGKNGDYHTVLLNAIKQVARPSFFALIVIAVAFIPIFSLTGIEGRLFKPLAFTKNFAMLFAAMLAITLDPAIRMLFTRLENYNFKPKWLSSVVNTLLVGKIHSEKKHPISSFLFKIYGPVVDAVLKHPYKIIIGALLAFLLTIPAFFMLGKEFIPPLNEGSILYMPTTLPGISIAQAQELLSTQDKLLKSFPEVLTVFGKAGRAETSTDPAPLSMMETTVVLKPQNEWRHKDRWYSFLPNFSEGPFRIIWPDKISWDELISEMDAKLKLPGVVNAWTMPIKGRIDMLTTGFRTPVGIKIYGDDLATIEKIGKDIESHLSMVKGTRSAFAERTAGGYFINFNLNREAIARYGLSVEDVSTSIMTAIGGENVTQTVEGRERFPVNVRYPRELRNDIEKIKRMYIATPSGEQIPLYQVAEIKTETGPGMIRDENGRLTGYVYVDVTGRDLGSYVNDAKAMIYKEITLPPGYSIQFSGQFEFMERVKARMKVVLPLTLFIIFILIYISTKSYVKTSIIFLAVPFSLIGAVWILVLLGYNLSIGVWSGIIALLGVDAETGIFMLLYLDLAHDDAKKRGLLKTINDLKVAIHNGAVRRIRPKMMTAAVLFIGLLPIMWAQSYEIGADVMKRIAAPMVGGIFTSFLLELLVYPAVYFIWKKKEIEKIDK; via the coding sequence TTGTTTCCGTACGACCGTTCCGAATTAATAAACAGGGCAGTTAATACGCTCAGAAAAAAACTCATTGAAGAAATGCTTGTAGTATCGTTAATCATCCTAATATTCCTGCTGCATTTCCCGTCGGCTGTAATTCCAATTGTAACGCTTCCAATAGCGGTTCTTTTTGCATTCATACCGATGTATTATATGAAACTAACATCAAATGTAATGTCGCTTGGCGGTATAGCCATAGCAATTGGTGCTATGGTAGACGCTTCAATAGTTGTTGTGGAAAACGCCCACAAAGCACTTGCAAAATGGCAGGACGAAGGAAAAAATGGCGATTACCACACAGTACTTCTTAACGCAATAAAACAAGTAGCCAGGCCTTCATTCTTCGCACTTATAGTTATTGCGGTCGCGTTTATTCCAATTTTTTCGCTTACCGGTATAGAAGGCCGCTTGTTCAAACCGTTGGCGTTCACAAAAAATTTCGCAATGCTTTTCGCGGCAATGCTTGCCATAACTTTAGACCCGGCTATCAGAATGTTGTTCACACGCCTTGAGAATTACAATTTTAAACCTAAATGGTTATCGTCGGTGGTAAACACTCTGCTTGTAGGTAAAATTCATTCCGAGAAAAAACACCCAATTTCAAGTTTCCTCTTCAAAATATACGGCCCAGTTGTAGATGCCGTATTAAAGCATCCGTACAAAATCATTATTGGCGCCTTGCTCGCTTTTTTACTTACTATACCGGCATTTTTTATGCTCGGCAAAGAGTTCATACCGCCGCTTAATGAGGGCTCAATACTTTATATGCCAACCACATTACCGGGTATATCCATAGCACAGGCGCAGGAACTGCTTAGCACTCAGGACAAATTGTTAAAGTCATTCCCGGAAGTATTAACCGTATTTGGGAAAGCCGGCAGGGCCGAAACATCTACCGACCCAGCTCCACTTTCTATGATGGAAACAACCGTAGTGCTTAAACCCCAAAACGAATGGCGTCACAAAGATAGATGGTACAGCTTTTTGCCGAATTTTTCGGAAGGTCCATTTCGTATCATCTGGCCTGACAAAATAAGTTGGGATGAACTAATCTCAGAAATGGACGCTAAACTAAAGTTACCCGGTGTGGTTAACGCATGGACAATGCCAATAAAAGGCAGAATAGATATGCTTACCACGGGCTTTAGAACGCCGGTAGGCATAAAAATTTATGGTGATGACCTTGCTACAATTGAAAAAATAGGGAAAGATATAGAGTCGCATCTGTCTATGGTGAAAGGAACTAGGAGTGCTTTTGCCGAACGCACTGCCGGTGGTTACTTTATCAACTTCAATTTAAACAGGGAAGCAATCGCGAGATATGGATTATCCGTTGAAGATGTAAGCACCAGTATAATGACAGCGATAGGCGGCGAGAATGTAACGCAGACGGTAGAAGGCAGAGAAAGGTTTCCTGTAAATGTCCGTTACCCAAGGGAACTAAGAAACGATATAGAAAAAATAAAAAGAATGTATATTGCCACACCGTCGGGGGAGCAGATACCGCTTTATCAAGTTGCGGAAATTAAAACCGAAACAGGCCCTGGCATGATAAGAGACGAAAACGGCCGTCTAACCGGATATGTTTATGTTGATGTTACAGGCAGGGATTTGGGGAGTTATGTAAATGATGCAAAGGCAATGATATATAAAGAAATAACACTGCCACCGGGTTATTCCATACAATTCAGTGGTCAGTTTGAGTTTATGGAAAGGGTAAAAGCCCGCATGAAAGTGGTGCTCCCATTAACGCTGTTTATAATATTTATACTTATTTACATCAGCACAAAATCGTATGTTAAAACTTCCATAATATTTCTTGCAGTCCCATTCTCACTAATAGGCGCGGTGTGGATACTTGTGTTGCTTGGTTACAACCTTTCAATAGGCGTGTGGTCGGGTATTATTGCACTTCTTGGTGTTGATGCTGAAACAGGTATATTTATGCTGCTTTATCTTGACCTCGCGCATGACGATGCTAAAAAGAGGGGATTATTAAAAACTATCAACGACCTCAAAGTTGCAATTCACAATGGCGCAGTAAGAAGGATAAGGCCAAAAATGATGACCGCGGCGGTATTATTTATAGGTCTTTTGCCGATAATGTGGGCGCAATCTTATGAAATTGGAGCCGATGTAATGAAAAGAATTGCAGCCCCTATGGTTGGCGGTATATTTACATCCTTTTTACTGGAACTATTGGTTTACCCTGCCGTGTATTTCATCTGGAAGAAAAAAGAAATAGAGAAAATAGATAAATAA
- the argS gene encoding arginine--tRNA ligase — protein sequence MFKKLIKIKVADALKEFIEKNSIDNTFDFAVEQTPKNIPSDFAINAAMLLAKKLKTNPHQLAQELCPQIQEALKGIASKVEVAGAGFINVYLSDEFTHSCLKDILDEKGMFGKSSSGHNESVLIEFVSANPTGPLHIGHGRGAAIGDSLARIFSHAGYNVTKEYYINDAGNQMENLGKSVQARYLELKGEKTEFPEDGYHGQYINDIAKKLFDENTQNINFTQVAIKEIMQMIKSDLSAFDVEFDTWFSEKTLASITDSEGKTEVDKACEYLQRKEMAYEKDGALWFASEKFGDDKDRVLKRDDGRYTYIASDIAYHKNKLERGYTKLINLWGADHHGYVARLKASIEALGSNPEALTIILYQLVSLMRNGKPVVMSTRSGEFIALQEVIDEVGKDACRFFFLLRAPGSQLDFDLELAKKQSSENPVFYIQYVYARCASILAQAKKNNLPNNDTNSDIDLSVLTQKDELALIKQLALLPDVVDNCIKNLSPHFLTTYLMETADNFHRFYENCKVLCEDEKVSKARLALVEAVMTIVRNTMWLLGVSTPDKM from the coding sequence ATGTTTAAAAAACTTATTAAAATTAAGGTAGCAGATGCATTAAAAGAGTTTATTGAAAAAAACTCTATTGATAATACTTTTGATTTTGCCGTTGAGCAAACCCCTAAAAACATACCAAGCGATTTTGCCATTAATGCGGCTATGTTACTTGCCAAAAAACTTAAAACTAACCCCCACCAATTAGCACAAGAGCTGTGCCCGCAAATTCAAGAAGCGTTAAAAGGCATCGCCTCTAAAGTTGAAGTTGCTGGTGCCGGGTTTATTAATGTTTACCTTTCAGATGAGTTTACACACTCCTGCCTAAAAGATATTTTAGACGAGAAAGGCATGTTTGGCAAAAGCAGTTCTGGCCATAACGAAAGTGTGCTTATTGAGTTCGTTTCTGCAAACCCAACCGGGCCATTACACATTGGGCATGGGCGTGGCGCTGCTATTGGCGATTCATTAGCAAGAATATTTTCACACGCTGGGTATAATGTAACAAAAGAGTATTATATTAACGATGCTGGTAACCAGATGGAAAACTTGGGTAAATCGGTGCAGGCACGCTACCTTGAGCTAAAGGGCGAGAAAACAGAGTTCCCCGAAGATGGCTACCACGGCCAATACATTAACGATATTGCAAAAAAACTTTTTGATGAAAACACGCAAAACATAAATTTTACGCAAGTTGCCATAAAAGAAATAATGCAGATGATTAAAAGCGACCTTTCGGCTTTTGATGTGGAGTTTGATACTTGGTTTTCTGAAAAGACACTTGCCTCAATTACTGATAGCGAAGGCAAAACTGAGGTTGATAAGGCATGTGAGTATTTGCAAAGAAAAGAGATGGCATACGAAAAAGATGGTGCGCTTTGGTTTGCATCGGAAAAATTTGGCGACGACAAAGATCGCGTTTTAAAACGCGACGACGGCCGCTACACATACATTGCATCGGACATTGCTTACCATAAAAATAAGCTTGAACGCGGATATACAAAACTTATTAACCTTTGGGGTGCAGACCACCACGGCTATGTTGCCCGATTAAAGGCGTCTATTGAGGCGTTGGGCTCAAACCCCGAGGCACTTACAATTATTCTTTACCAACTTGTTTCACTTATGCGTAATGGCAAGCCGGTTGTGATGTCTACCCGTTCAGGTGAGTTTATTGCGCTTCAAGAAGTTATTGACGAGGTTGGTAAAGACGCATGCCGTTTCTTTTTCTTGCTTAGGGCACCTGGCTCACAATTGGACTTTGACTTGGAACTTGCAAAGAAACAATCCAGCGAGAACCCTGTATTTTATATTCAGTATGTTTATGCACGGTGCGCGTCTATTTTAGCTCAAGCAAAGAAGAACAATTTGCCCAATAATGATACAAATTCAGACATTGACCTATCTGTACTTACCCAAAAAGACGAGTTAGCACTTATTAAACAACTTGCGTTGCTTCCTGATGTGGTTGATAACTGTATTAAAAACTTATCGCCCCATTTTTTAACAACTTACCTTATGGAAACTGCCGATAATTTTCACCGCTTTTACGAAAACTGCAAAGTTCTTTGTGAAGACGAGAAAGTTTCAAAAGCACGGTTGGCACTTGTTGAAGCGGTTATGACTATTGTTAGAAATACTATGTGGCTTTTGGGAGTTTCCACCCCGGATAAGATGTAA